The following proteins are encoded in a genomic region of Streptomyces collinus Tu 365:
- a CDS encoding tetratricopeptide repeat protein, which produces MRIFGKGRHRPSASWRQATDRAFTLIGDGRYEDAGELLTRAADLEPWLSESWFNLALLHKFRHDWEQARAAGLRAVALLDRETGAPDWWNVGIAATALQDWPLARRAWQAYGLRVPGGTSRPKAGAGAAASGEPLGMELGSAAVRLSPEGEAEVVWGRRLDPARIEVLSIPLPSSGRRWGEVVLHDGVPHGERTTSAGHSYPVFDEIELWAPSPVPTWVVLLEAATEADRDALEQLAADAGFAAEDWSSSVRLLCRMCSESRMPSDEGDGVHLDPHDHSEPGHPGPLGHRTDGQLWVPERECGVAAPAALVRGLLDGWVADSPDSRDWRDLEEVC; this is translated from the coding sequence GTGAGGATCTTCGGCAAGGGACGGCACCGGCCCTCCGCCTCCTGGCGGCAGGCCACCGACAGGGCGTTCACGCTCATCGGCGACGGCCGGTACGAGGACGCGGGCGAGCTGCTGACACGCGCCGCCGACCTGGAACCCTGGCTGTCGGAGTCCTGGTTCAACCTCGCGCTGCTGCACAAGTTCCGGCACGACTGGGAGCAGGCCCGCGCCGCCGGACTGCGCGCCGTGGCCCTCCTGGACCGCGAGACCGGCGCTCCGGACTGGTGGAACGTGGGCATCGCCGCGACCGCCCTGCAGGACTGGCCGCTGGCCCGCCGCGCCTGGCAGGCGTACGGGCTGCGGGTGCCCGGCGGCACCTCCCGGCCGAAGGCCGGGGCAGGGGCCGCCGCCTCCGGCGAGCCGCTGGGCATGGAGCTGGGCAGCGCGGCCGTACGGCTCTCCCCGGAGGGCGAGGCCGAGGTGGTCTGGGGCCGCCGGCTGGACCCGGCGCGGATCGAGGTGCTGTCCATCCCGCTCCCGTCGTCCGGACGGCGCTGGGGTGAGGTCGTGCTGCACGACGGCGTCCCGCACGGCGAGCGCACCACGTCCGCGGGGCACTCCTACCCGGTCTTCGACGAGATCGAGCTGTGGGCGCCCTCGCCGGTCCCCACCTGGGTGGTGCTGCTGGAGGCGGCCACCGAGGCCGACCGGGACGCCCTGGAGCAGCTCGCCGCCGACGCCGGGTTCGCCGCCGAGGACTGGTCCTCCTCGGTGCGGCTGCTGTGCCGCATGTGCTCGGAGTCGCGGATGCCCTCGGACGAGGGCGACGGCGTGCACCTGGACCCGCACGACCACAGCGAGCCGGGGCACCCCGGGCCGCTCGGGCACCGCACGGACGGGCAGCTGTGGGTGCCGGAGCGGGAGTGCGGGGTGGCCGCGCCCGCCGCGCTGGTCCGTGGGCTGCTGGACGGCTGGGTCGCCGACAGCCCGGACTCGCGCGACTGGCGGGATCTCGAAGAGGTGTGCTGA
- the def gene encoding peptide deformylase, protein MAQQDTDQQHAGVLPVDDEGYVVDTEGCEERENAWRERGTSRPITVVGNPVLHTECKDVTEFGAELDQLVADMFASQRTAEGVGLAANQIGVDLKVFVYDCQDDEGVRHVGVVCNPKLVELPADRRRLDDSNEGCLSVPTAYAPLARPDYAEVTGQDEKGNPIKVRGGGYFARCLQHETDHLYGYLYIDRLSKRDRKDALRQMAENEPRYPVVANG, encoded by the coding sequence ATGGCGCAGCAGGACACCGATCAGCAGCACGCGGGCGTGCTCCCCGTCGACGACGAGGGGTACGTCGTCGACACGGAGGGCTGCGAGGAGCGCGAGAACGCCTGGCGCGAGCGCGGCACCTCGCGGCCGATCACCGTCGTCGGCAACCCCGTGCTGCACACCGAGTGCAAGGACGTCACCGAGTTCGGCGCGGAGCTCGATCAGCTGGTCGCGGACATGTTCGCCAGCCAGCGCACCGCCGAGGGCGTGGGCCTGGCCGCCAACCAGATCGGCGTGGACCTGAAGGTCTTCGTCTACGACTGCCAGGACGACGAGGGTGTCCGGCACGTGGGCGTGGTGTGCAACCCGAAGCTGGTGGAGCTGCCAGCCGACCGGCGCCGGCTGGACGACAGCAACGAGGGCTGCCTGTCCGTGCCCACGGCGTACGCGCCGCTCGCGCGCCCCGACTACGCCGAGGTCACCGGCCAGGACGAGAAGGGCAACCCGATCAAGGTCCGGGGCGGCGGCTACTTCGCGCGGTGTTTGCAGCACGAGACGGACCACCTGTACGGCTACCTCTACATCGACCGGCTGTCCAAGCGGGACCGCAAGGACGCGCTGCGGCAGATGGCCGAGAACGAACCACGCTACCCCGTGGTCGCCAACGGCTGA